In the genome of Pelagibacterium nitratireducens, one region contains:
- a CDS encoding bifunctional [glutamine synthetase] adenylyltransferase/[glutamine synthetase]-adenylyl-L-tyrosine phosphorylase, which yields MTALGPRLRALDAAPENMALPDDVTETLGESERAAFETAAATLGPIFATAPYLRDLAVQHAQWFAEALQDEPQSAFSRVIAEMISAGSCETEAELAKRLRVGKARGALLSAVAEIGGVWTSRETTRCMSDLADAALEATLDFLMDEAAREGKLAQGVEQASAANSGLAIFALGKHGGQELNYSSDIDIVAFYDPMVAVLPEDADHNKFYVRIIRRLVSIMQDRTADGYVFRTDVRLRPDPGSTPVAISFDAALGYYESRGQNWERAAWIKARPCAGDIGVGNQFLKELAPFIWRKHLDFAMIADIQAMKRQINIHRKVGEQRVLGHNVKLGRGGIREIEFFVQTQQLIAGGRDPALRIRPTVEALAALVEGKWISPEAAKDLEQTYWFLRAVENRLQMLRDEQTHVMPETEEGVAQIALLMGCATREAFEADYRAALARVSDYYAELFSEGESLSGDLGNLVFTGSDDDPDTLETLANLGFANPAAVSATIRKWHYGGYAATRASKAREHLTELIPGLLKTFADSGNADIAFARFNDFLTRLPAGVQMFALLRNHAHLRQLLLDFMSSAPRLAEAVIHRAHVVDGLIDPSFAGDIVTSENLVASVDAFLSEARSFEDLIDRARIIGQEQKFLIAAGLVGGALSAQQAGRQFTALAETLLARLFAAVRENFAQRHGSVPGAQVGLLGFGKMASREMTLTSDLDFILLYDVPEGTTGSDGERELDVATYFTRLTQRLVAAISAPTAEGVLYEADMRLRPSGNAGPLATSLKRFRTYQSDEAWTWEHLALTRARVAIGDEGLAETVDSEIARIMALPRDRAKIVGDVLDMRALMARERPPRHPFDLKLHDGGLVDLEFVAQTAQLLEGAKLDVPQAPPAKVLLRLTETGTLPQGERLAEIHATYATILQLMSACLLDPLKDEGWTPAFRELVARRANYPDFARLEADIVAMRAEVSAAAAQFYKNMRG from the coding sequence ATGACGGCACTGGGACCGCGATTGCGTGCACTCGATGCAGCGCCCGAAAACATGGCGCTGCCGGACGATGTGACCGAGACACTGGGCGAGAGCGAGCGTGCAGCGTTTGAAACCGCTGCGGCCACTCTGGGCCCGATCTTTGCGACCGCCCCCTATCTGCGCGACCTCGCAGTCCAGCATGCCCAGTGGTTCGCCGAGGCCCTGCAGGATGAGCCCCAATCGGCTTTTTCCAGGGTGATCGCCGAGATGATTTCGGCGGGCTCCTGTGAGACCGAGGCCGAACTGGCAAAGCGGCTGCGGGTCGGCAAGGCGCGCGGGGCACTGCTGTCGGCGGTGGCCGAAATCGGCGGTGTCTGGACATCACGGGAAACCACGCGCTGCATGTCAGATCTTGCGGACGCAGCCCTGGAGGCAACGCTCGATTTCCTGATGGACGAGGCCGCGCGCGAGGGCAAGCTGGCCCAGGGAGTCGAACAGGCCAGCGCCGCCAATTCGGGTCTTGCGATCTTTGCACTCGGCAAGCATGGCGGGCAGGAACTCAACTATTCCTCCGATATCGACATTGTCGCGTTCTACGATCCGATGGTGGCGGTGCTGCCCGAGGATGCCGATCACAACAAATTCTATGTCCGGATCATCCGCCGGCTGGTGTCCATCATGCAGGACCGAACGGCCGACGGATATGTGTTCCGCACCGACGTGCGCCTGCGCCCCGACCCGGGCTCGACCCCGGTGGCGATATCGTTCGATGCAGCGCTGGGCTATTATGAATCGCGCGGCCAGAACTGGGAACGGGCGGCCTGGATCAAGGCGCGGCCCTGCGCCGGCGACATCGGAGTGGGCAATCAGTTTTTAAAGGAACTCGCGCCCTTCATCTGGCGCAAACATCTCGACTTCGCGATGATCGCCGATATTCAGGCCATGAAGCGTCAGATCAACATTCACCGCAAGGTGGGTGAACAGCGTGTGCTGGGCCATAACGTCAAGCTGGGGCGCGGCGGTATCCGCGAGATCGAGTTTTTCGTCCAGACCCAGCAATTGATCGCCGGTGGGCGCGATCCCGCCCTGCGTATCCGGCCAACGGTAGAGGCGCTGGCGGCGCTGGTCGAGGGCAAATGGATCAGCCCCGAGGCGGCAAAGGATCTTGAGCAAACCTACTGGTTCCTGAGGGCCGTGGAAAACCGGCTCCAGATGCTGCGCGACGAACAAACCCATGTGATGCCCGAGACCGAAGAGGGCGTCGCGCAGATCGCGCTGCTAATGGGCTGCGCGACCCGCGAGGCGTTCGAGGCCGACTATCGCGCCGCTCTGGCCCGGGTTTCCGATTATTACGCCGAGCTGTTTTCCGAGGGCGAGAGCCTTTCGGGAGATCTGGGCAATCTGGTGTTTACCGGTTCGGACGATGACCCGGATACGCTCGAAACCCTCGCAAATCTGGGGTTCGCCAATCCCGCTGCCGTTTCGGCCACCATTCGCAAATGGCATTATGGGGGCTATGCGGCAACCCGCGCCTCAAAGGCGCGCGAGCATCTGACCGAGTTGATCCCCGGGCTGCTCAAGACCTTTGCCGATAGCGGCAACGCCGATATCGCCTTTGCCCGGTTCAACGATTTCCTGACCCGGCTGCCGGCGGGCGTGCAGATGTTTGCGCTGCTGCGCAATCACGCCCATCTGCGCCAGTTGCTGCTCGATTTCATGTCCTCGGCGCCGAGGCTGGCCGAGGCTGTGATCCATCGGGCCCATGTGGTGGACGGGCTGATCGATCCGTCCTTCGCCGGCGATATCGTAACCTCGGAAAACCTTGTGGCCAGCGTCGATGCCTTTCTGAGCGAAGCCCGCAGCTTCGAGGATCTGATCGACCGGGCGCGCATCATCGGGCAGGAACAGAAATTTCTCATCGCTGCCGGCCTTGTGGGCGGCGCGTTGTCGGCGCAACAGGCGGGCCGCCAGTTTACGGCACTGGCCGAAACACTGCTGGCCCGGCTGTTTGCTGCTGTGCGCGAAAATTTTGCGCAACGGCACGGATCGGTCCCCGGCGCGCAGGTTGGACTGCTCGGTTTCGGCAAGATGGCCAGCCGGGAGATGACGCTGACCTCCGATCTCGATTTCATACTGCTCTACGATGTACCCGAGGGCACGACAGGGTCGGATGGAGAGCGAGAGCTCGACGTCGCCACCTACTTCACGCGCCTCACTCAGCGGCTCGTTGCTGCCATTTCCGCGCCAACCGCCGAAGGGGTGCTTTACGAGGCTGACATGCGGCTGCGGCCCTCGGGCAATGCCGGACCGCTGGCCACCAGCCTGAAACGCTTCCGCACCTATCAGAGCGATGAGGCCTGGACATGGGAGCATCTGGCGCTGACCCGCGCCCGCGTGGCGATCGGTGATGAGGGATTGGCCGAAACCGTCGATAGCGAGATTGCCCGCATCATGGCGCTTCCGCGCGACCGGGCAAAAATCGTGGGAGATGTTCTCGACATGCGCGCCCTGATGGCCAGGGAGCGTCCGCCGCGTCACCCTTTCGATCTCAAGCTCCATGATGGCGGGCTGGTCGATCTGGAATTTGTCGCCCAGACGGCGCAACTTCTCGAAGGGGCAAAGCTCGATGTACCACAGGCCCCGCCAGCCAAAGTGCTCTTAAGGCTGACGGAAACAGGCACCCTTCCGCAAGGCGAGCGCCTCGCGGAAATCCATGCGACCTATGCGACGATCCTGCAATTGATGAGCGCTTGCCTTCTCGATCCGCTCAAGGACGAGGGCTGGACACCGGCCTTCCGTGAACTGGTGGCGCGCCGTGCCAACTATCCCGATTTCGCCAGACTGGAGGCCGACATCGTGGCGATGCGCGCGGAAGTGAGCGCGGCAGCCGCTCAATTTTACAAGAACATGAGAGGCTAG